The Williamwhitmania taraxaci genome window below encodes:
- a CDS encoding phage portal protein family protein, whose amino-acid sequence MDFSTTSKSYLFGLFKAESKAPVKRGNGDSSIIMQLTNEFSDRARVDIRKWRDALEAADNPDDPRWSTLQDLYANLLTDGHLTAVINLRKAATLSNRFIVRDAKTGKEVPELTTLLKTEWFYQMLEHLLDSVFFKYTVMELVDPVTMRWALIPRRNCAPQRGMVYFEVAGTKGVNYTDPAFSRNILSLESLSPYGLLNNIVPQLIWKRNAQQTWADFSERFGIPMISAETTKTDKPSLDKIEKQVRALGQAAQAILPEGTKITIHDQAQKGDPHKVFLEQISVSNAETSKAIVGGTMVVDSGSSRSQSEVHERTLDDKIAESDRRMVEFFVNGKLIPLLRTYGFKFTDTSVFEFDRTESLSLTAHWDIVYELLNYYEVDEEWVSTTFNVPIKGKRLAQPGALPSGKTPSAKAPFTANFQ is encoded by the coding sequence ATGGACTTTTCAACTACATCTAAGAGCTACCTATTTGGCCTATTTAAGGCGGAAAGCAAGGCTCCTGTCAAAAGAGGAAACGGCGATAGCAGCATTATTATGCAGCTAACGAACGAGTTCTCGGATAGAGCCAGGGTGGATATACGGAAGTGGCGCGATGCGCTGGAGGCTGCCGATAACCCCGACGATCCGCGCTGGAGTACGCTGCAGGATCTCTACGCCAACCTACTCACCGATGGTCACCTCACTGCGGTAATTAACCTGCGTAAGGCGGCTACGCTTTCCAACAGGTTTATCGTGCGCGATGCCAAAACAGGAAAGGAAGTCCCGGAGCTAACCACCCTGCTGAAAACAGAGTGGTTTTACCAAATGCTGGAACACCTGCTCGACAGCGTATTCTTTAAGTATACCGTAATGGAGCTGGTGGACCCGGTGACTATGCGGTGGGCGTTAATCCCCCGGCGAAACTGTGCACCCCAACGGGGAATGGTTTACTTTGAGGTGGCAGGAACCAAGGGGGTTAACTACACCGACCCTGCTTTTTCTCGTAACATCCTGTCGCTGGAAAGCCTTAGCCCCTACGGCTTGCTCAACAACATTGTGCCCCAGCTCATCTGGAAGCGCAATGCGCAGCAAACGTGGGCTGATTTTTCGGAGCGCTTCGGCATCCCAATGATTAGCGCCGAGACCACAAAAACGGATAAGCCGAGCCTGGACAAAATTGAAAAGCAGGTTAGGGCGCTTGGCCAAGCGGCACAGGCCATTCTACCAGAGGGAACGAAAATTACCATTCACGACCAAGCGCAGAAGGGCGACCCACACAAAGTATTCCTGGAGCAAATATCGGTATCCAATGCTGAAACGAGCAAGGCCATCGTAGGCGGAACCATGGTGGTGGATTCCGGATCAAGCCGAAGCCAGAGCGAGGTGCACGAGCGCACGCTGGACGATAAGATAGCGGAGAGCGATCGCCGCATGGTGGAGTTCTTTGTCAATGGGAAACTCATTCCGTTGCTGCGCACCTATGGCTTTAAGTTTACCGACACCAGTGTATTTGAGTTCGATAGAACCGAATCGCTGAGCCTTACCGCACACTGGGATATTGTTTACGAGTTGCTCAACTACTACGAGGTAGATGAGGAGTGGGTGAGCACTACCTTTAACGTTCCCATTAAGGGAAAAAGACTGGCCCAGCCTGGCGCGTTACCCTCCGGTAAAACGCCTTCAGCAAAAGCCCCCTTTACCGCAAATTTTCAGTAG
- a CDS encoding DUF6046 domain-containing protein: MGQVNLNSIIARYQHSFGYVAANVAMIAANRLWGKLYPIPLISRPTIAGSGDEETQLFSAGDASFADMLFTNNKSGNTYGFGSYSLNASNIFYGQDGCCLAPPPMVTFSRSKNVVRTAIDRSETEVIEHFGLKPWSIKLQGILIDLSDHQYPQQLVSKLNQMFSEWGTYQAEGQLFLDLGITDVFFDADFEISFVEGFADTVKFTVSAISTQPVNFTAVGYV; this comes from the coding sequence ATGGGACAAGTTAACCTAAACAGCATTATTGCACGCTATCAGCACAGCTTTGGCTATGTGGCAGCCAACGTAGCCATGATTGCAGCCAACCGACTTTGGGGTAAACTTTACCCCATACCGTTGATCAGTAGACCCACCATAGCAGGAAGCGGCGATGAGGAAACTCAGCTATTTTCAGCAGGGGATGCCAGCTTTGCGGATATGCTATTCACCAACAATAAGAGCGGAAACACCTATGGTTTTGGCTCCTACAGCCTAAATGCATCCAACATTTTTTATGGTCAGGACGGCTGCTGTTTAGCCCCACCACCAATGGTAACCTTTAGCCGGAGCAAAAATGTTGTTCGCACGGCCATTGACCGAAGCGAAACCGAAGTAATTGAGCATTTCGGGTTAAAGCCTTGGTCGATTAAGCTACAGGGGATACTGATTGATCTTTCCGATCACCAATACCCTCAGCAGCTGGTAAGCAAGTTAAACCAAATGTTTAGCGAATGGGGAACCTACCAAGCAGAGGGGCAGCTGTTCCTTGATTTAGGCATCACCGATGTTTTTTTTGATGCTGATTTTGAGATATCGTTTGTTGAAGGGTTTGCCGATACGGTAAAGTTTACCGTATCGGCCATTTCAACGCAACCGGTAAACTTTACCGCGGTGGGCTATGTATAG
- a CDS encoding head maturation protease, ClpP-related yields MFKVEKLSQKAVITVYGFVGGYYLDYRNVSAALEDVSMAGYSKLDFRIHTYGGTVFDGNLIYNFIAGFKGEVDIYIDGVAASMGSVIIMAGVRIHIAENGFIMIHCPQGGSYGTAKVLIQGAKLLTSMEKNFKQKVLTRTGRPAEEVDALFDGTDHWFDADEAIAWKLADDKFSAKVANIPALNSDEASQLGAQAVYDRYTAALTTEHQIPKNKMNKEDLIKRYALTGVTAQSTDEEVLAAIDAKIKAGNDTAKAVTTKAIEASVDKAIEEKKITTEQRASYVARGEKLGIEELNAVLGDIKAYQPITSQLHQGGPSAQALDRKGWTWNDYQSKAPRALEEMTTKDPKTFKALYREEFGVEPEI; encoded by the coding sequence ATGTTTAAGGTCGAAAAACTATCTCAGAAAGCAGTTATCACGGTTTATGGTTTTGTAGGCGGGTATTACCTCGACTACCGAAATGTTTCGGCAGCGCTGGAGGATGTTTCTATGGCCGGCTACTCAAAGCTTGATTTTCGCATTCACACCTACGGGGGAACCGTTTTTGATGGAAACCTGATCTACAACTTTATTGCCGGCTTTAAGGGTGAAGTGGATATATACATTGATGGCGTAGCGGCCTCCATGGGATCGGTCATAATTATGGCTGGCGTTCGAATTCACATTGCAGAGAATGGTTTTATAATGATCCACTGCCCGCAAGGCGGAAGTTACGGAACGGCCAAAGTTTTAATTCAAGGGGCCAAGCTGCTTACCTCTATGGAGAAAAACTTTAAGCAGAAGGTACTGACGCGAACGGGAAGGCCAGCGGAAGAGGTTGACGCATTATTTGATGGAACAGACCACTGGTTTGATGCGGACGAGGCCATTGCCTGGAAGCTTGCCGATGATAAGTTTAGCGCAAAAGTAGCAAACATTCCAGCGCTGAATTCGGACGAGGCCTCACAGCTGGGAGCGCAGGCGGTTTACGATCGCTACACGGCCGCCCTTACTACGGAACACCAAATACCCAAAAATAAGATGAACAAGGAAGATTTGATCAAGCGCTACGCGCTTACTGGCGTTACGGCTCAGAGCACCGACGAGGAGGTGTTGGCCGCTATCGATGCCAAGATTAAGGCGGGTAACGATACCGCCAAGGCCGTTACCACCAAGGCTATTGAGGCCTCAGTAGACAAGGCCATTGAGGAAAAGAAGATCACCACAGAGCAGCGTGCCAGCTACGTTGCTAGGGGTGAAAAGCTTGGAATCGAAGAGTTAAATGCAGTTCTGGGTGATATTAAGGCATACCAGCCAATTACATCGCAGCTGCACCAGGGTGGACCCTCCGCACAAGCGCTAGACCGAAAGGGTTGGACGTGGAATGACTACCAATCCAAGGCTCCTCGAGCACTGGAAGAGATGACCACAAAAGACCCAAAAACCTTCAAGGCGCTATACCGCGAAGAATTTGGGGTTGAACCAGAAATTTAA
- a CDS encoding glycoside hydrolase family 19 protein — protein sequence MANFEISTPLRIRHFIAQLAHESGSFQYVREIASGNAYEGRKDLGNVNAGDGVKFKGRGLIQITGRANYEKCSLALFGDRRLLDNPELLELPDNAVKSAAWFWQSHGLNALADKDDIRAITKRINGGYNGLVDRMAFYDIAKTSI from the coding sequence ATGGCGAACTTTGAGATTAGTACCCCGCTCCGAATAAGGCACTTTATCGCTCAGCTGGCGCACGAAAGCGGCTCGTTTCAATACGTTCGCGAGATTGCAAGCGGTAATGCCTACGAGGGGCGCAAGGACTTAGGAAACGTAAACGCTGGCGATGGGGTGAAATTCAAGGGCCGGGGGCTTATCCAAATCACCGGTCGCGCCAACTACGAAAAGTGCAGCCTAGCCCTGTTTGGCGATAGGCGCCTGCTGGATAATCCCGAGCTGCTTGAGCTTCCGGATAACGCTGTAAAATCCGCTGCATGGTTTTGGCAATCACACGGGCTAAATGCCCTAGCCGACAAGGACGATATTAGGGCCATCACCAAAAGGATTAATGGTGGGTATAACGGGCTTGTCGACCGTATGGCCTTCTACGATATTGCTAAAACTAGTATTTAA
- a CDS encoding DUF2586 family protein, protein MSIRGFELSKGTVGVSASDLEDNICGLLVNGPEVVASEGISGVVNGTVYPLTKVKDAEGLGITQAYDTANAVQVYRHISEFYRMAGEGTKLYLLVAPAAKTMKETIEAYGQALIIASKGSIFYIGVAHNPAAAYVPTYVDGLESVVREALAPAQALHDWSWNTDRPVNVFLEGRGLNAVGAAALDLRSITNGAAALIGTHISVCIGQDYGYAATLTGAGQKFADVGTLLGTKALVGVNRSVGEVESLDISSATKNRWLSAGLSNHKTIEEMDADLSDFDAKGYIFAIAYTGISGYRWSGDPVCAPILVDDDGYISVATIGQGASLNKAARLLRKKLLPKVKSTVPIDSSTGLLPTGIIKYFEGLGNEAFNNMANAGEISDGKTIVDPNSQLLSGDKALLVSFELVPTASIEKIKGTINLKTTL, encoded by the coding sequence ATGAGCATCAGGGGATTCGAACTAAGCAAGGGAACCGTAGGCGTTAGCGCAAGCGACCTGGAGGATAATATCTGTGGGTTGCTGGTTAACGGTCCTGAAGTTGTGGCCTCGGAGGGTATTTCCGGCGTGGTTAACGGAACGGTTTACCCCCTCACCAAGGTGAAGGATGCGGAGGGATTAGGCATTACGCAGGCCTACGATACCGCGAATGCCGTGCAAGTTTACCGCCACATTTCGGAGTTCTACCGTATGGCTGGCGAAGGAACAAAGCTGTATCTCTTGGTAGCCCCGGCAGCCAAGACCATGAAGGAAACTATTGAGGCGTATGGCCAAGCGCTTATTATTGCCTCAAAGGGCTCCATTTTCTACATCGGTGTTGCCCACAACCCTGCCGCGGCCTATGTTCCTACCTACGTTGATGGGTTGGAATCGGTTGTTCGGGAGGCCCTTGCTCCGGCACAAGCGCTCCACGACTGGAGCTGGAATACCGATAGGCCGGTTAATGTCTTCCTCGAAGGCAGAGGCCTTAATGCTGTTGGTGCAGCGGCACTCGATCTGCGCAGCATTACTAACGGAGCGGCAGCCTTGATAGGAACGCATATTAGCGTTTGTATAGGTCAGGATTATGGCTACGCAGCCACCCTTACCGGTGCTGGGCAGAAATTTGCGGACGTGGGAACGCTGCTGGGCACAAAGGCTCTGGTGGGCGTTAACCGAAGCGTTGGCGAGGTAGAAAGCCTTGATATTAGCAGCGCAACTAAAAATCGCTGGCTCTCGGCAGGGCTTAGCAACCACAAAACCATCGAGGAGATGGATGCTGACCTTAGCGATTTTGATGCAAAGGGTTACATTTTCGCTATTGCCTATACCGGGATTTCCGGTTACCGATGGAGCGGGGATCCTGTTTGCGCTCCTATCCTGGTAGACGATGACGGCTACATCTCCGTGGCAACGATTGGGCAAGGGGCATCCCTGAACAAGGCTGCACGGTTGCTACGCAAGAAGCTGCTGCCAAAGGTTAAGTCCACCGTTCCGATAGATAGTTCAACTGGGCTTCTGCCTACCGGAATTATCAAGTATTTCGAAGGGTTGGGCAATGAGGCCTTCAATAACATGGCCAATGCGGGAGAGATTAGCGATGGAAAAACCATTGTTGATCCAAACTCCCAGCTGCTCTCCGGTGATAAAGCTCTCCTGGTATCCTTTGAGCTTGTTCCAACCGCCTCTATCGAGAAAATTAAAGGAACCATAAACCTCAAAACCACGCTGTAA
- a CDS encoding phage protein Gp36 family protein, whose product MRFLADEDYSVQLRTEIARIIDATEDRVKLVRAEGMAIAQIRNHLSGRYDCAKIFAPAVADEPDTRDQYVVMLVIDLALYHLWSKEAANNIPKHRELRYNDALEWLKDVQNGKDADLPANTDSAGNEVSDVRIYSLRTQGDNQY is encoded by the coding sequence ATGAGGTTTCTAGCAGACGAAGACTACAGCGTGCAGCTGCGCACCGAGATTGCACGCATAATTGATGCCACGGAGGACCGGGTAAAACTTGTAAGGGCCGAGGGCATGGCCATCGCTCAAATCAGGAACCACCTCTCCGGGAGATATGATTGCGCAAAGATTTTCGCTCCAGCAGTGGCGGATGAGCCGGATACCCGCGACCAGTACGTTGTAATGCTGGTGATAGACCTCGCGCTATACCATCTCTGGAGCAAGGAGGCGGCGAACAATATTCCCAAGCACCGCGAGCTGCGCTACAACGATGCGCTGGAGTGGCTCAAGGATGTGCAAAATGGCAAGGATGCGGATCTACCCGCCAACACCGATAGCGCAGGTAACGAGGTAAGCGATGTTCGCATATACTCACTACGAACACAAGGTGATAACCAATACTAA